Within Vicia villosa cultivar HV-30 ecotype Madison, WI linkage group LG1, Vvil1.0, whole genome shotgun sequence, the genomic segment tgtcaaagaccatatcatcaagataaaatatccaaatgaaaattatgttccaaagtggcttgtagaggacatattgaggtttccaaaaagtcctagaactcttccatatcttaaaaactgAGAgatatatgccttgtcaaagttggtgaaTTTCGGGTAAAATATGTGAAGAAAATAAGGTTCAAATGGATATTTTTACAAATGGGCCTAACTTCttatgatccaaacttgttcctcaaGTATCTAAGAATCTCCAAATCCAACACCACAcccattttacttttattttatttttattgaattttttattcattaaaaatccaATTTAAGGCAAATAAATGGAAAATATGAAAAGAATTGCTTTGGTTTTATTATTAGATCAATTTCAATCATTCAATAAGccaagatttgattcaattttgttCAAGGATGATTGGAGAGAGATAGGTCATGTTTGAACCAATTTTAGAAAATTTGAAGATCAAGTTTCTATCAAATCTCAATCTTCTCAATTAGCAAGATTTAGTTCATATTTGTTGACCTAAGGCATTCCTTATAAGTACTTGGGTCTATTCAGATGCATGGGGGAAGGATTGGCCGCAGAAGAGCTATATATAAGCTTGCAAAAAACTGAAAGAGGGGGGATACGAAGTGGCCCTTACAGTCCGATTCAAGGGATTTTGAGGTTCAATCAAGCTTCATATCAATCCCAGGAAGCTTTCCTAATAATCACGCGAGCCTGAAGCATGCTAATTCGCGTTCACTGCCTTCACGGTTTGCACTATTTTGTTTAGTTTCGATTTCAATGATTTAAGAGTCATAAATATAATTTGATGGCATATTCGTGTTCTTCTTGAGGTTTGGAAGCATTCTGGATAATCCAATTTTGTTTTAAGTACAGATACGTGAATCCACCATGGCTATGGTTTGGAGTTCTGATTTAGGGTTTTTCGAAAGGGATAAAATTGGGCCAAATTATGGATGTTATCATGTTTAGAATGAAATTTACAATTAAACCATGTAATTATTTGGAATTTATATTACGTATTGTGTAAGATTCGAATTTGCAGGTATTAGCTATGGTGGGATTCGCAGCTAAATTGCAGTTAAACCGCGGGCAAAAAAAAAACCAGTCGCAAGGAGGAAGACGACTCAGCCATTTGCGCgcgttttaaatttaaatattgtttGATTGTTTTCATTATGTTTGTTGGTTGATATTTTAACATCGAAGCATAAGCGGCCCAGTGGGGAAGCGACCAATTCTTACAACGCAAGAAGGGCGTGAGTTCGATTCCGGCTCCTTGCAATTGTTTTTGATTAATTCTTTGATGGCCTTTGCTTACAAATCATGCGCGTCTAGTCTACTAGCACCTACGATACGCCCTCGCATCATGACCTTTGGATGATCTCAAAACTGGATCCAATGCACACAGGACTGAAAGCACATGGTGGACACTCAGAGGACCACCATATCTGATCCAGCGCCAGGTTTTATAAAattctttatgttttatttattttgattttgtttattttcttggttctctttccatttttttaataattacttttttCTAAAACTAATTTAATTTGACATCTTTTCTTTTAAAACTAATGATTTCTTTGGGATTAATGATTTTTAttagtttaaatttaattaattaaaataggttAAATCATtaagattaatttaattaggattaggtttactataattaggtttaattcgttatttgttttaatcaaacctattggtTACGATAATTAGCGATAATTAAAATtcttcattaatttattaatccTTTTAATCAAACTAATTGGTTGTGAtggttattaataaaaaatttaattcccAAATTATCCTAAAAAACTATAATCTATTTAAagcacatcaatttgctaacggtgctaatcaaatcaatcgattaaaataattagcaagtcctattaatttgttaattatgggtgattaaatctattaatcatcgcgattaatagaacatattaaaatcagggttgtacgccattcaaaacacatttctttcacaaaactacggattttcaaaactacgataaggtaattcaaaataccttgcaaactgcgaatttcaaaactacgataaggtaattcaaaataccttcaaatacattcatactaattctaaggcgtacaacccttccccgaactacgttgactctgatcctccataaggaggtacgtaggcacttggcaacaaggcgagtccccttccccaaaatctcacttctcaccctattcatttccttacctATAAACCTTAACACTTTTAGCCGCAAACCTTTGTcttaaactcaaaaccttaggaaagggttaagggtgcctaacaccttcccttaacccgaatataataacttacccagaattctctaaactgcatagggtttcctattcgccctggtagaataggtggcgactctaaatcttgatttttagggcaggttgctacactaggTTTTGGCACAGATCAACATCTGACCTCAAACTTCAAACGGAATTTTCAACCTCATCACAAACCTCTAATACATGAAATTAGTATGCAAAACGAAGGGAATTTAGTGTATATCTCATCTCGATTCACCTCTCTTTCTCAACCATAAATCTTCGTTCGTCTCCAATATCTCCTCTTCTTCTGAACTGTTGTGAATCAGTTGTGAATCAAAGTTATTAGATAACCGTGTATATCATTGGACAATTTCTCATCCCACCCCATGAGTCTCTGACACACCACCGAATTGACCAAAATGCcctcgtgcttccgtagatgcacttcTAGAAGCacccattttttcaaaaaatattagtttttttcgtagatgcatctacagaagcgttaaaacatggtgaaatttgggattttctcaattaattgggaaaatcataatgttccgtagatacatctacaaaacactctcttttcaaacccttccGTAGATGTAGCTACTTTAATatgggattttcccaattaattgacaAAGTAATTTGATATTTTTCCAATTATTAATTTGTAACTTAATTTggtattttcccaattaattaggAAAATCACAAGTTTCGCTGTGTAGGCTTTGTATTGAAActtgagattttcccaattaattagaAAAATCTCGAACTaagttacaaattaattattgagaaaattccaaattaatttctcaattaattagAAAAATCTCATATTAATTAAGTTCATAAAATCTTCCGTAGCTACATCCAgcgccgtctcaaacaatttagaggccctgttctaatatattttaaaaattcaaaataaaaaaaatttaaaatttcttacATATTAACAACATTAAAGTTTTCGACAacaaaaaattgtgatttttatcaagagttttaatttgaaattaaattaacttatcaattttttaatgtttctcatatttaaaattaaattttctaattttaagCGATAATTTAAGAGCCGTTAATGAAGAATGGAAAGAAActtaagttttttaattttttttcaaattcgtaGTAGTGAAATTTGAATTAAATAGACAACGTTAAAGTTGAATCAATAAATACAATTAAGAGATAACAATTATcaaataaaacttaaaattagaaattaataataaaagagaaacaaataataattaaaaacaaatttataaaataaaaataatatattttttattataatgtaTAGTATACACTTGCATTTTTAAATTAGAATGTCTACacgtaataataaaaatataatatttgaaaatataaaagatcAACATTTTACAAGAATACCTTGTATTTTAACGAAATCATGCAATACATCTTAAATATTCAATatcttaaatatttaattttaaaacgtATTAATAATGTAATTTTAAATAAGATATGACATATTAATTAATTGACgagaaagaaaataattaaaatattaaacgaTATTATCAAAATATAAAAGAATGATCATAATTCACAATTTTTATACACTAATAATAAGAATTAATTATATAAGCCTAAccctttaaaaaaattgatagaaAAAACCGAAAATGAAACGTGTATTTGCTATTAGTTAGTGGTTGAATTTATTATGCAGCTTTATTATCTAATGTTGTCTAAACAAAAGTTGcctaaaaaatcaaaattagttTTAACTGAAGTGCCTTATTTGGAGGCCCCTCTATGTTTAGAGGCCCTGTGCAGTGGAGCAGACTGCACAGGTGTATAACCGGCTCTGGCTACATCTACGGAAGAGTTTGAAAAGAGAATGTTCCATAAATGTATCTACGAAACATTCGGATGTTTTCAATTAATTAGAAAAATCTTaaatttcactatgttttaacgctatcttagatgcatctatggaaaaaaaaactaaattttcaaaagaaaatgaaatgcttCCGGAAGTACATCTACCAAATCAGGAGACAAAAATGAAATTTCGCACGGTGTGTAATAGATCCATGGGATAATATATTATCATATCATTGCATCTTcactaaatttatattttattatgacTATTGAAGGGTGTATTGTGAAAATAATCCTAAAAATAATAGAGTTAAATAATGTTAAGGTACATTTAAAAGCAATTTGTTTTCTTAGATCTACATGAGATTGAAAAGAAGAATACAAATTAATGCGCATCAATGCagttttttcatatttattatattattaaaataagtatataaattaaaataatatataataatttaataaagatTTATTTTGAATGACGTATTAAATACcgattcaataatttaattattttgattccgtatctttaaaaaataatatcaatttaATTGAAATGATTTGTATTTGTTTTAGAAATCGAGTTATAAACTTGTTATATCTTTCATCTATTTTGTGACTGCAGAAGAATACAAGCCCTCATACTCTCACTCACTGCTAGTTTTAAGATGTATTGTCGAGGACATCAAAACGGCACTGTTTTAACTCTTTCTCCAAATGGTGATGATTTATGTTCTCATCTTCCGGAAGAACTCATTGTTGAAATCCTCCTGAGACTTCCGGTAAGATCCCTCCTTCAATTAAAATGCATTTGCAAATTATGGAAAACTCTTGTTTCAGATTCTAAATTTGTAAAGCGCCATCTTCAAATCTCAACTGTTGAACCAAACTTAATCCACCAGCGATTGTTCTTTTATCATTTGGGTGAACCCTGCAAAATCTTACATATTCCTTTAAAGACATTATTCGGACACCTATTACCTCCCGTTAGCTCTAGCGGGATGACGAAGCACCCATATTGGATTATAGGTTCATGCAATGGATTGTTATGTTTGTATGATCGAACTCGACATTGTGTCAAACTGTTCAACCCTTCTATCATGTTCAAATCCAAAAAGTCACCAAGTGCTTTTTCTCTTGATTGGATGATCAGGCACCATGGCTTTGGATATGATCAAGTTAATGACAAGTACAAAGTACTACTTGTTATGCGAAATAAGAATGATCCAAGTCAACCTTTAACCAAAATTTATACCTTTGGTGAAGATTCTTGGAAAATTATTCAGAATTTACCGGGATATCCTCAAGTGTATTTGGGGAAATTTGTCAGTGGCACTTTAAATTGGATAGCTGGAAAAAGAGGTGTAATTCTTTCCTTTGATTTTGAGAAGGAGACTTACAAGGAAGTGTTGTTCCCTCAAGATGATGGTGATAACGAAACTCTATATGTTTTAAATGATTGTCTTGGTGTGTGTCATGTGTCTAACAAAACTAATTGGATTGCGTGGTTGATGAAAGAGTACGGAGTTGTTGAGTCATGGACAAAATTTATGATCATCTCTCTTGACAAGTTCAACAAACAACCTTCTAGTGTTATTCCCACGTTCGTTTCAAAAAATGTTGTTCTTCTAAAGAACGAATATACTTCCCAATTTATCCGGTATAACTTAAGTAGTGGTCAGTTGGATTATTTATTGAAAAGTACCAACAATATTAGGATCAATCTACATATTTGCTATGAGAGTCTTGTATCCCTGCCATGGTAAATTACATTTGTGACACCTTTTAAGTTTTACATGACTTTTGATCAGCTATGGCATTTTATTATTGGCTGTTTCAGCCACAAAATCAATGTAGTTTGTGTTTAAAGTGTGCAGAAATTATGTTTCTGCATAACGTATAATTTTTTAAGAAGCTTTATGGTGTCGCAAACAGAAATATTTAGAAGGTTGTTTATTGAAAAGTAAGAGTTTGGAGACATTAGTATAAGATCACAATTTTTTGATATACTCATGTACAGAAAATACAAAAGAATTAATAATCTTTGCAAATATAAACTATTCTAATTTTTGGAAATGCTACTGTAACCTGTAAGAGAATAGCCTTTGAAGTAACTTGTAAGAAGTATAGGAAAGGCCTGTGTCTCTTTTTCCACAGCCATCTTATGGCTAACTCAAGGATTTGGAATTTTGACTAgtagtagaaaaataaaataatctcatattttcttttatctactatctatctactatctactatctatccATTACTAATCAATTGACTAAACTACCAATAATGccctttcttcaaaaaaaaaactgcactataaaaaggatattttagtaactaacaaattaacacTAAACTTTTCTACTTTCCAATAATTATTTGACACTTGGCAATTAAAATCCTTTCTCCATTCCAAATAAACTTGCAAATATTTACACTCTTTTCTCTCTCTCATTTTGAATCATTTTTCCCTCTCTCgtctctctttttctctccttccttcttctcATGGACGGATCTATGTTGAGGCTAagtgtggctatagccacaccagtttttataaaaaaaatctattatataCATGGTTTTTGCATCTCGTGAATTATTACCATATTCTTTATATCTTTGTTATGGTAAAAAAAATGGAATGACATTATTATATAATGAGATGACATGAATCAACACTGATGTGGCCAAAAGATATAGCAGAAAGTATGAATGATTTTTAAGTGGATACACAACTTTCATTGTAGTTGTCTAATTTAATGTTAATTTATGATAGTAATGTATTTTTGTTATTAAATTCTTATATTAAGTTCTCTGAAATTTAACTttcaatttctaaaaaaaaaaaaaagagtttttcttttatatatataacaAGTAGTGGTTgtgattatttatattttattggtACTGTGATGTGTGCTAATGGGTCCACATAATTATAAATACTTAaatagtattatatttattaaacaaatataatattatgtgtgctATTGTTGttttataaaacaaatatttaaattctaaatattatttctttaataaaataattagaattgaatTAAGAGTTACAAAGAGTTGTTCTTGGaccaattaaaaattatgttactTTAACTCATTTTCTAAAAATAGATAATAGATGAGTTTCATTGTAGAAGTATTTTATTAGCAATTTTTGTTTCttattttcaatataattttGTTCATTATTTCTTCCATGTCTAGCCACACCAATATACAATGTCTAGATCCGCCCCTGCTTCTTCTCTCTCCTCAAACCCTAAACACTCTGAAACCCAACATCACCATCTACAAATCAATCGCTCGCCGTTCCCTCATCCTTGAATTCAATCGCTTAGAAGATCCTTCTTCCAAATCAAATCGAACCGGCCTCTCATCCTAAACTCTACCCAATCTGCTCCCTCTCAtgtgtaattttttttagatCCGAAGACACGAGAACATGTGTAATTTATGTTGCGGTTTGGATCTGCTTAGTCATTTTAACGTTTCAACCTACTGCTGTTTTTATGTGTTGAGCAAAAATGCTTCTCAGTCTTCAAGCCTTCTATATTTTATTCAATGGATGATTGTATTGTTTCTCAAATTTTTccctctgttatttttctttcattcatGTCTTCTTCTTCTAACAGGAAAACAATTCATTATTTCCTCTATATTTAATTCTTATTTATGCATTTGATACCTATTTTGTGTTTTTCAGGTTCTTTTTCTGGTTCCACATTTATGTTATGAAGTTTctccatttttttttttacattcttcttctaaatcatgttttttatatatatttggttCATCACTATATGCAATACACATTGGCCATGACACTTCAAAATAATGTTTTGTTGGCTCTCAATCATGAGTGGGTTTTTCAATCTCTATTGCAGCCAAGCTTCCTAATATTTCAGGTTCTAAGCATTTGT encodes:
- the LOC131649945 gene encoding F-box/kelch-repeat protein At3g23880-like, which produces MYCRGHQNGTVLTLSPNGDDLCSHLPEELIVEILLRLPVRSLLQLKCICKLWKTLVSDSKFVKRHLQISTVEPNLIHQRLFFYHLGEPCKILHIPLKTLFGHLLPPVSSSGMTKHPYWIIGSCNGLLCLYDRTRHCVKLFNPSIMFKSKKSPSAFSLDWMIRHHGFGYDQVNDKYKVLLVMRNKNDPSQPLTKIYTFGEDSWKIIQNLPGYPQVYLGKFVSGTLNWIAGKRGVILSFDFEKETYKEVLFPQDDGDNETLYVLNDCLGVCHVSNKTNWIAWLMKEYGVVESWTKFMIISLDKFNKQPSSVIPTFVSKNVVLLKNEYTSQFIRYNLSSGQLDYLLKSTNNIRINLHICYESLVSLPW